One region of Eupeodes corollae chromosome 1, idEupCoro1.1, whole genome shotgun sequence genomic DNA includes:
- the LOC129942856 gene encoding mediator of RNA polymerase II transcription subunit 1-like, producing the protein MSVTVNLEASSANKLQILPTVSFTKEGMEDVPVYSPLTPQNSTLLPATFVLRLNTPLPVCQTLLRTIMPAQTTEPGVAAVPGEGGTKPLVASSIMKLVIQTASENQIQNSSRGLFVCLPDQTHCYFFTENKLMKASIVSSVPFTEPSQVPKILAVLKKHALFYTLLSSCVRPQTKLGDIESTTILDVNAISFNQISVALEHPYEESMATVEFNLNDSGLVTCEIYSLSNNYESLAANLTLIVQQSLSIPITIRSLLKYWNQERMKCFQRGNGGDYGNFSLPQGPIDPGGRGGDFRDIKGPKPGVTDRGGSNFGGGNNRPFFHTTGLTATGAEGFPELSSSVGPVAGGANNLMKSQFNSEVKQEDFCKSPKSNHTLQSDISSNDSSSLGQLSAGAQKSGGNSHGIAAKVATAVASGVAVSTSSTNATATSTASALLKSEERSADIAGKYQKIWKDKTNTVKNTVSITPISSSLESVVHPSQGNLEKRPGIEIIPLTAPQSQNSMASTITITPINSTASASTPTIPTVSVTGVKGTEKKSSSSGKRSAEDRDSKSEKKRKKKREDSPMGPPEKLYSRQNSPGSDPISRKYSPQTTASMALPGTKPSPKHSPVYTSPKHASSSPKSPFGTLSPKHGSSGKPSMSTLKNATSPKSEKSTLALPTRPLSSPGLSSSKNRDKDGKERLLSVPNQNSKTPTSPKVKSATIKLKPLDVGNHLGFSGSPDETDKGRKSSLNAVIDKLKSSQNSSDGIDKLSNSGMSSDLTPVTPGTPGSEYMVKPGQDGIKITINKTKSKDSGGGGATFNRSKTVNSKPVETGNNSPKKHTGLKPGVNSGPASKKSSSTLPFPAAPPLPSNKSSSGSSMQSTKHNFQKSNSSGNLSTKLSTGSTGGSSLTKSHSTNSFHSDSFRKSASSSSSSSSSNNKSRSTSSFIEKVTPRPDPTDMMKILQFASPNMAAMEGFMKTFNSKFQIPKLSARNSNSQAHDGDKPRPISAPTTPATSFTPSPTPSSSESSGNSNDSNKNLTKISGPAQPNKANTVGVGEKFPKRLTQQQNDLELFLVGRSC; encoded by the exons ATGAGTGTGACTGTGAATCTGGAGGCGTCGTCGGCCAACAAACTGCAAATTTTGCCAACGGTTTCATTTACAAAGGAAGGAATGGAAGATGTGCCTGTCTATTCGCCTCTGACTCCCCAGAATTCCACACTTCTGCCTGCGACTTTTGTCTTGCGCTTAAACACACCACTGCCCGTGTGTCAGACCCTTCTGCGCACCATCATGCCCGCTCAGACCACTGAACCTGGTGTGGCTGCTGTTCCCGGAGAAGGAGGTACTAAGCCTCTGGTGGCATCATCGATCATGAAGCTCGTCATACAAACTGCCTCCGAAAACCAAATCCAGAATTCTTCGAGAGGTTTGTTTGTCTGTCTACCCGATCAGACACATTGCTATttctttacagaaaataaactAATGAAG GCATCTATTGTTTCCAGTGTGCCATTTACAGAACCCTCTCAAGTGCCCAAGATCCTAGCCGTTCTCAAGAAACATGCGCTCTTCTATACTCTGCTGTCGAGCTGTGTCCGGCCTCAGACTAAGTTGGGAG acaTCGAATCGACAACTATTCTCGACGTTAATGCGATTTCATTTAATCAAATTTCCGTGGCCCTCGAGCATCCGTATGAGGAGTCCATGGCCACAgtcgaatttaatttaaacgacTCTGGCTTGGTAACATGTGAGATCTATTCGCTGTCCAACAACTATGAATCCTTAGCTGCGAACTTAACCCTAATCGTTCAGCAGAGTCTGTCGATACCCATAACTATAAGAAGCCTACTTAAGTATTGGAATCAGGAGCGTATGAAGTGTTTTCAGCGCGGTAACGGCGGAGACTATGGAAATTTTAGCCTACCTCAGGGTCCAATCGACCCCGGAGGTAGAGGAGGTGACTTTCGTGATATAAAAGGTCCCAAACCTGGAGTCACTGACCGTGGGGGATCGAATTTCGGTGGAGGAAACAATCGACCGTTCTTTCATACCACCGGACTAACAGCTACCGGAGCTGAGGGGTTTCCTGAACTGAGTTCATCGGTCGGCCCTGTGGCTGGGGGAGCGAACAACCTGATGAAATCACAATTCAATTCCGAAGTAAAGCAAGAGGATTTTTGTAAAAGCCCAAAGAGTAACCATACATTGCAGTCTGATATAAGCAGCAACGACTCCAGCTCTTTGGGCCAATTGTCAGCAGGAGCACAAAAAAGTGGCGGCAACTCCCACGGGATTGCGGCTAAAGTAGCTACCGCTGTTGCATCCGGAGTCGCTGTATCAACATCATCCACCAATGCCACCGCAACATCGACGGCGTCGGCGCTTTTAAAGAGCGAAGAGCGAAGCGCTGATATTGCTGGGAAGTACCAGAAAATATGGAAGGACAAAACCAACACCGTAAAGAATACCGTCAGCATAACACCCATTTCGAGTTCCTTGGAGTCGGTAGTTCATCCATCACAAGGGAATCTAGAGAAAAGGCCTGGAATCGAGATTATCCCCCTCACAGCGCCACAATCACAGAATTCAATGGCATCTACGATAACGATTACTCCAATCAATTCCACAGCATCTGCCTCAACCCCGACTATTCCTACGGTTTCAGTAACGGGAGTGAAGGGCACCGAAAAGAAAAGTTCCAGTTCTGGGAAGCGTTCAGCAGAAGACAGAGATAGCAAGAGTGAAAAGAAGCGGAAGAAAAAGCGCGAAGATTCCCCCATGGGTCCACCAGAAAAGCTGTATTCTCGTCAGAACTCGCCAGGATCCGATCCCATATCGAGAAAATACTCCCCACAGACAACCGCTTCCATGGCTCTGCCAGGCACGAAGCCTTCTCCAAAACACTCTCCAGTCTACACAAGTCCAAAACACGCATCGTCCAGTCCCAAGAGTCCTTTTGGCACATTGTCTCCCAAGCACGGGAGCTCGGGGAAACCCAGTATGTCCACTCTGAAGAACGCCACAAGTCCTAAGAGTGAAAAATCTACACTCGCACTGCCTACACGACCCCTGTCTTCGCCTGGGTTGTCGTCTTCAAAAAACCGCGATAAGGACGGCAAGGAAAGACTGCTTAGTGTGCCCAACCAAAACTCGAAAACTCCAACAAGCCCGAAAGTGAAGTCGGCAACGATAAAACTCAAACCCCTGGACGTTGGAAACCATTTGGGATTCTCAGGTTCGCCGGATGAAACTGACAAAGGTCGTAAGAGCTCATTGAATGCAGTGATAGATAAGCTCAAATCCTCCCAGAATTCTTCCGACGGGATCGATAAGTTGAGTAACTCCGGAATGTCAAGTGATTTAACTCCGGTCACCCCAGGCACTCCCGGTTCGGAGTACATGGTCAAGCCGGGCCAAGACGGCATAAAGATCACAATCAATAAGACAAAATCGAAGGACAGTGGTGGTGGAGGCGCCACTTTCAATCGTTCAAAGACAGTTAACAGCAAACCCGTGGAAACAGGGAATAATTCTCCCAAGAAGCACACCGGCCTGAAACCGGGAGTAAATAGCGGACCAGCCTCCAAAAAGTCTTCCTCAACACTTCCATTTCCTGCCGCCCCACCATTGCCTTCGAACAAATCGTCGTCCGGTAGCAGCATGCAAAGCACAAAGCACAACTTTCAAAAGTCCAACTCATCGGGGAACCTTTCCACGAAGCTCTCCACCGGTTCCACGGGTGGAAGTTCTCTGACCAAATCACACAGTACAAACTCTTTTCATTCGGATTCCTTTCGCAAATCAGCTTCTTCCTCGTCGTCTTCCTCCTCGAGCAACAACAAGTCGAGGTCAACTTCGAGTTTCATTGAGAAGGTTACACCTCGACCAGATCCCACGGACATGATGAAGATTCTGCAATTTGCGTCCCCCAACATGGCTGCAATGGAGGGATTCATGAAGACTTTCAACTCGAAGTTCCAAATCCCGAAATTGTCAGCTAGAAATTCGAACTCACAAGCTCACGATGGGGACAAGCCACGGCCTATTTCAGCACCCACCACGCCTGCCACATCCTTCACGCCATCTCCAACGCCAAGCAGTTCCGAGAGCAGCGGCAACAGCAACGATTCCAACAAGAACTTGACGAAAATTTCCGGTCCCGCACAACCGAACAAAG CAAACACTGTCGGAGTCGGTGAAAAATTCCCCAAAAGGCTGACACAGCAGCAAAATGATTTGGAACTGTTTCTCGTTGGGCGTTCATGTTAA